GCCACTTTTTCAGGTAAAGGACCGAATTTTCCGTCTGAATGAAAATAAAGCATTTTCGTAGAAGGATTGTCCATTATCTCTCCGGTGTCAAGAGACACCGATTTTTTTATGCATTGAGAGCTTCCGTCTTCTCTTGTACAATGATGGGAACAGGTAAGACGTTTTCAGGTGGTTCATCGTATGGTATCATAACAAGCAACCAATATCCTTTAGCAATTAGAAGCTAAAAAGCGCGAAAGTGGAGAGGAAGATCGCGATGAGGTATTTGACGGCGGGGGAATCGCACGGTCCCCAATTGACGGTGATTATCGAAGGATTGCCGAGCCGCATGCCGTTCTCCAAAGAAAAGGTGGACGAACAGCTGGCCCGGCGCCAAAAAGGATACGGACGCGGACGCCGGATGCAAATCGAGTCCGACCAAGTCCAGGTTCTCTCGGGTGTGCGGTTCGGACAAACGACCGGAGCGCCGGTCACGCTGGTGATCGAAAATAAGGACTTCCAGCATTGGCGTAAAATCATGAGCTTTGATCCCGTGCCGGAAGAGGCGGAAAAACGACGAATCTCCCGGCCGCGCCCCGGTCATGCAGATCTCAACGGCGCGATCAAATACAATCATCGGGATATTCGTGATGTGTTGGAACGTTCCAGTGCGAGGGAAACGGCAGCCCGGGTGGCCGCGGGAGCGGTGGCCCGCCAGCTGTTGGAGACGTGCGGCATTCGCATCGCCGGTCATGTGGTGAGCATCGGCGGAGTGACGGCTCGACCGGTGGACTTGCCGCTGGAAGAATGTGCAGCGCGTGCCGAGGCTTCCCCCGTTCGCTGTCTTGACCCGGAGGCGGAAAAGGAAATGATGCGCCTGATTGATGAAGCGAAAAAGGAAGGGGATACCCTGGGCGGTATCGTGGAAGTGGTCGTCGAGGGCGTGCCGGTCGGTTTGGGATCGCACGTGCATTGGGATCGGAAGCTGGATGCGCGGATCGCTCAGGCGATTGTCAGCATCCAGGCGTTCAAGGGCGTGGAGATCGGAATCGGGTTTGAAGCGGCCCGGTTGAAAGGCTCTCAAGTTCATGACGAGATCATGTGGGATGAATCCCGCGGATATTACCGCCGCACCAATCGCCTTGGTGGATTCGAGGGCGGAATGACGACGGGTGAGCCGATCGTGGTACGTGGCGTGATGAAACCGATCCCGACGCTGTACAAACCGCTCAGGAGCGTGGACATCGATACCAAGGAAGCCTTTTTGGCTAGTATCGAGCGTTCCGACAGCTGTGCTGTGCCTGCCGCCTGTGTCGTGGCAGAAAATGTCGTGGCATGGGAAGTGGCCCGGGCATTGACTGAGAAATTTTCAAGCGATACGATGGATGAATTGCTGGATGATCTGAAGCGGTACAAGGAAAGGGCGGCGAAATTCTGATCATGCGCACGTTGGAAGTGGCGTTGGGCGATCGGTCCTATCCCATCGTGGTCGGTTCCGGTTTGTATGCGGATTTACCCCGTTGGCTTCAACAGCGTCACATCACGCCCGCACATTCACTGTTGGTCGTGACTGATTCCAGTGTGGCGCCGCATTACGGCAAACGCGTGCTGACACCGTTGGAGTCAGCCGGTTATCAGGTTCGGATGAGCGTGGTACCGGCTGGTGAGGCTTCCAAAAGCTTGGATCAATTGTCCCGTCTCGTGGAAGATGCGATTCGCTTCGGCATGGATCGTGACAGCGTCGTGTTGGCGCTCGGCGGCGGGGTGATCGGGGATTTGGCTGGCTTTTTGGCGGCCGTTTACATGCGCGGCATCCGGTTCGTACAACTCCCCACGACGCTGTTGGCTCACGACAGCAGTGTGGGCGGGAAAACGGGGGTCAACCATCCGCTGGGAAAAAATATGATCGGTGCGTTTCATCAGCCCGAATTGGTGTTGTTCGACGTGGATACGCTCGCCACTTTGCCTGGACGGGAGCTGGTGTCCGGCTTTGCCGAGGTGATCAAACACGCATTGATCGCCGACACAGATTTCGCGATGTGGCTGGAGCAACATCATGAAACACTCATGCGGAGGGACCCGTCGCTGTTGACGGAAGCGATCGTGCGCGGATGCGCCATCAAAGCGCAAGTGGTGGCCCGGGACGAACGCGAATCTGGTCTGCGCGCCATTTTGAACTACGGTCATACTATCGGTCATGCGTTGGAGGCGGCGACAGGTTACCGCCGTTGGACGCATGGCGAGGCGGTGGCGATCGGAATGGTGGGAGAAGCAATCTTGGGAGAGCTGTTGGGGACGGCACGTGACGTGTCCGGGTTCACCCGACGTTTGCTCGCGCTGTACGGTCTGCCCGTCACATTGGATGAGCCGCTCTCCGATGAGGAATTGCTCACCCTGATGCGCAGGGACAAAAAAGCGCGGCAAGGGGAATATGTGTTTGTTCTGCCCAAGGGTATTGGCACGGTGGAAGTGAAAAAAGGAGTCGAGGAGCGTGTGATTCGCGAAGCGTTGCGGCGATTGAAGGAGGAATAAGATGAAGGTGCGAGGCATTCGCGGCGCAACCACGGTGGAAAAAAATGAAGCGGAATCGATATTGTCCGCGACGGAAGAACTGTTGCGGGAGATGATCCGGCGCAATCAGGCGACGCCGGAGGATATTGCTTGCGTGTTCTTCACAGTGACGACTGATTTGAATGCGACGTTTCCAGCACAGGCGATCCGGTCCATGCCGGGATGGGAGATGGTCCCCTTGCTGTGCGCCAACGAGATTCCAGTACCGGGAAGCCTGCCACGCTGCATCCGTCTGTTGATGCTGATCAACACGAATCGGGACCAAGAGGAGATCGAACACGTATATTTGCGCGATGCCCAATCGCTGCGGCCGGATTTGACGAAAAATGAGTCATTGACACCTGACGGATTCTCCGATACAGTGATGAGTAAGCCGAGTTGAGCCGAGATGGAGACGAGACGGGAAGAGCATAGCAGAGCGGAGCGGAGTGAAAACGAAACGGACTACTCCGACCAAAGCGCCTCTGCTTTGGTCGTTTTTCTTTCCTCAATGATCCTCCCGTTGCTTCTCTGTTCTCTTCCTGCCGGTCGTCTCTTCAGTCCGCACATCATCGACCGGAGGGATACCGATGCCTGCTTTGTTGACCCGCGTTGTGGAAGGAAATGATTTGTCACGTGACGAAGCTCGTCATGTGATGGATGAATTGATGAGCGGTCTGTGGGAGCCGGCGCAAGTGGCCGGTTTGCTGACCGCTTTGCGCATGAAGGGGGAAACGGCCGAAGAGTTGGCCGGAATGGCGGAGAGTCTTCGCAGTCGTGCCCTGCGCTGGGAGAAACCTGCTACCGACGCCGTGGACACATGCGGAACGGGCGGCGATGGCGGCCGTACGTTCAATATTTCCACCGCCGCCGCGATTCTCGCATCCGCATGCGGGGTGAAGGTGGCCAAACACGGAAACCGGGCCTTCTCATCCAAAAGCGGCAGTGCCGATGTGCTGGAAGCGTTGGGCGTACAGATTTCCACCACACCTGATGATGCACGCGCCATGTTGGAACAGACGGGGATCTGTTTTCTGTACGCACCGCTGTATCATCAGGCGATGAAACATGTGATGCCGGCGAGAAAAGCCCTCGGATTTCGCACTTGTTTCAATCTGCTGGGCCCGCTGGCCAATCCGGCCGGGGTTCGTCGCCAGTTGGTCGGCGTATACGACCCTGATTTGACGGAAACGGTCGCCCACGTATTGCTGATGTTGGGCATTGAACGGGCCATGGTGGTGGCTGGGACGGACGGATTGGACGAAATCTCCGTCTCCAGCCCAACACGGGTGAGCGAGTTGCGAAACGGCCGTGTACGCACGTATACCATCACACCCGAGGAGATGGGGCTGACCCCTTCACCGCTGTCCGAGGTGGCAGGTGGAGACGCACAAACCAGTGCTGCTTTGATCCGTCGGGTGTTCACAGGCGAACCGGGGGCGCCACGGGACATTGTGTTGGCCAACGCCGGAGCGGTGTTGTGGGTGGCGGATCGGGTGGACAGTCTGGCCGAAGGCGTGTGGATGGCTGCCCGGGCGATCGACGAAGGAGCGGCGCTGCGTCAGTTGGAGGAGATGGTTCGGTTTTCGGTGGAGGTGTGCTCGCGTGTTTCTTGACAAAATCGTATCAGTGAAACGGGAAGAAGTACAGCGGTTGAAAAGCAGCCTGACATCGGAAGATGCGAGACGGGCCGGATCTATGCCGCCCGCTCGATCGTTGGCGCAGGCAATGAAGCGGACGGAAGGTGTCCCGGCTTTGATCGCGGAGGTGAAGCCAGCTTCGCCGTCGAAGGGTACGATCCGGGAAACGGTCGATCCCGTTCAAATCGCAGTGAGTTACGAACGGGGCGGCGCGTCCGCGATCTCTGTGCTGACCGATGAGACGTTCTTCCGTGGCCGGGCGGATTACCTGACCGCGGTTAAGCAAACGGTTAACCTCCCGGTGCTGCGGAAGGATTTTTTGCTGGATGAAAGTCAAGTGGTGGAAAGTAGGCTGATCGGGGCGGATGCCATTCTCCTGATCGCAGCCATATTGGATGAGGAGCGCATAGTCTCGTTGTCCCGCAGAGCGCACGAACTGGGATTGGAAGTGTTGATAGAGGTACACCGGGAAGAGGAACTGGACCGGGCGCTGGCAGCAAAGCCGGATGTATTGGGGATCAACAACCGGGATCTGCACACGTTTGTGACAGACTTGACGACCACGGAACGGTTACGTCCCTTGCTGCCCGACTCGATCCCGGTCATCACCGAAAGCGGCATCGCTTCACCGCAAGATGTGGTGAGGGCGGCGGCTTACGGTGTAGACGGCATGCTGGTGGGGGAATCCCTGATGCGGCAGGATGATCCGGAATCGGCGGTACGTGCATTGCTGACGGGGGCGATCTCGTGCGAATATCGGTGAAAATTTGCGGCTTGCAAACGGAAGTAGATGCTGAGACACTTCACGGCTTGGATGTGGATGCGGCTGGTGTCATCCTGGTTCCGGGGCGTCGGCGTACTGTACCGGAATCTCGGTTACCCCGTTTGTTGGCTGCGCTTCCTCCGTCCGTCAAAGCGGTGGCTGTGTTGCAAAACGCTTCACTTCCAGAAGCAGAACGGTGGTTGAAGCGGTATCCGTTTTCTGCCGTCCAGTTGCACGGTGATGAATCTCCGGCATATTGTCGCCAGATCAAGGAAAGATGCGGTGTGGACGTGATCAAGGCGTTCTCCGTTGATTCAGATGGTCCCTTACCCGACCCGGATGCCTATGCACAGTGGATTGATACGGCACTGTTTGATTCCGCTGGCGGCGGGTCAGGACGGCCGTTTTCCTGGGAGCTGATTCCCGAAATCCGAAGCGGATGGCGGGAAGCACCGTGTGCCGTATGGGTAGCGGGTGGTTTGACGCCGGAAAATGTCGGCCGATTGGTTACCGCATATCGACCCGACGGGGTGGACGTATCCAGCGGTGTGGAAACGAACGGTAGGAAAGACCTCGAAAAAATCCAGGCGTTTGTGGAAAGGGTGAGAGCCGTTGAAAACCGAACTTCCATTGGCAACCCAAGTTGATCAAAACGGCAGATACGGCCGGTTCGGCGGTCGTTTTGTTCCTGAGACGTTGATGTATGCGCTGAACGAGCTGGAAACGGCGTTTCGGGAAGCGATCGCCGATCCCGCATTTCACGAGGAGTTGCGGACGCTATTGGAAGAGTACTCAGGCCGTCCCACACCGCTGACGTACGCCCAGCGGTTGACGGAATACGTGGGCGGCGCTCGGCTGTTTTTAAAACGGGAGGATTTGAACCACACTGGCGCGCACAAGATCAACAACACCTTGGGACAAGCACTCTTGGCAAAACGGATGGGGAAAAAGAAATTGATTGCCGAGACAGGAGCCGGTCAACACGGTGTGGCATCAGCGACGGTAGCCGCCCTGTTGGGGATGGAATGCAAGGTATTCATGGGAGAAGAAGATGTCCGCCGACAACAGTTAAACGTGTTCCGCATGGAGTTGTTGGGGGCGGAAGTGGTGCCGGTCCGGTCAGGGACCCGGACGCTCAAGGATGCCACCAGTGAGGCGATCCGTCATTGGGTGACACACGTGGAAGACACGTTTTACATGATCGGTTCGGTGGTGGGTCCGCATCCGTACCCGGAGATGGTGCGCACCTTCCAGCGGGTGATCGGTGATGAAGCGCGGTCGCAGTTTTTGTATCGCGAACACCGCCTTCCCGACCATGTGGTGGCCTGCGTCGGTGGCGGAAGCAACGCGATCGGCATGTTTGCAGCGTTTTTGGCGGATCGGGAAGTGCAACTGCACGGGGTGGAAGCGGCCGGTCACGGCCTGTCCACCGGTCAGCATGCGGCGACGCTATCCCAGGGGAAACCGGGTGTGTTGCATGGTTCGTTCAGCTATTTGTTGCAGGATGAACATGGTCAAGTGATACCGGCTCACTCGATCTCCGCAGGTCTGGATTATCCCGGTGTGGGACCGGAGCACGCCCATCTGAAAGAGACCGGACGGGTTCGCTACACTTCAGTCACCGACGAAGAAGCGTTGGACGCGGTTCGCTTACTCTGCCGGACGGAAGGCATCCTGCCCGCGCTGGAGTCGGCACATGCGGTGGCGGAGGCAGTTCGCCTGGCTCGTACGTTGCCGCGGGAGCAGACGGTGTTGATCTGCCTGTCGGGGCGCGGGGATAAGGATGTGGAGACGATTCGGGCGGAGGAGGCGAAACGGCGATGACGGTCATCGAACAAGCGTTGCGGAAACCGTCGGAGGTCAGACTGATTCCTTTTTTGGTAGCGGGAGATCCCGACCCGGACACGACCCTGGATTTGCTCCGCTTGTTGGACGAAGAAGGGGTGGCTGTGGTTGAATTGGGTGTACCGTATTCCGATCCATTGGCCGATGGTCCGGTGATTCAGGAAGCGGCCACTCGGGCGTTGACTCATGGGATGAATCTGTCCCGTGTGCTGGCGTTGGCCAAAACGGCGCGCGAATCGGGCGTGCGCGTTCCATTGGTTTTGTTCTCGTATGTGAATCCCTTGATACAGATGGGTTTTGAACGGTTTGCGAAAGCGGCCCGTGAGGCGGGGATCGATGGGGTGATCGTTCCTGACCTGCCGGTGGAGGAAAACGAAGCATTGCGTACTGCCTGCGCCGATCACGGATTGGATGTGATCCCACTGGTGGCACCGACGTCGCGGGAACGGGTCCGTATGATCGCCGAGCAGGGGCAGGGATTCGTCTATTGCGTCTCTTCTCTGGGAACGACAGGGGTGCGGGACGGATTTTCCAGGGATGTGGACGCGTTTTTGGAAGAAGTCCGGCGAGTTAGTCCGGTTCCCACCGTGATCGGGTTCGGGATTTCGCGACCGGAACACGTCCGCCGTTTCTCCCGCCATGCCGATGCCGTCGTGGTGGGCAGCGCGTTGGTGCGTTTGATCGGCGAACGTCGAGATGCCTTGCAACATCCTGCCAAACGGGAACAAGCGCTCGCCGAGATCCGCGCATTTGTCAGGGAGCTCAAAACAGAGTAAGATAGAGAGAAAAACGGCGGGGAGGAAACCTTGGGATGAAACCGAAAGCAGCCATTCGCGGTTTGCCTGTGTACCAGCCAGGCAAACCGCTTGAAGAAGTAAAACGGGAACTGGGATTAACAGAAGTGATCAAGCTGGCTTCCAATGAAAATCCGTTCGGTTGTTCGCCGGCGGTGTGGGAATCGCTGGCCGCCGAACGGGAATTTTTTGCCATGTACCCCGAAGGGGCGGCTCCCGATTTGCGTAAGGAGCTGGCCCATCATCTCGGCATTGACGAAGCGCGCTTGATTTTCGGAAACGGTTCGGACGAAGTCGTCCAGATGTTGGCCCGTGCTTACCTGGAGCCGGGGTGTGAGTCGGTGATGGCGGATCGGACGTTTCCGCGTTACGAGACATTGACACGGATGGAGGGCGCCACACCGGTGGAAGTACCGTTGGTTGACGGTACGCATGATTTTGAAGCGATGGCATCAGCTGTGAACGAACGGACGCGCATCGTGTGGATCTGCAATCCCAACAATCCGACGGGAACGATTGTAGATCAGGACGCGTTAGTTCGTTTTCTCGACCGGATGCCGGATCATGTGCTGGTCGTGGTGGATGAGGCCTATTACGAATATGTGACTGATCCTTCCTACCCGGATACAATTTCTCTTTTGGATCGCTATCCGCAGTTGTTTATTCTGCGTACGTTTTCCAAGATCTACGGGTTGGCCGCTTTCCGCATCGGTTACGGCATCGGTCACCCGGATGTCGTGACGGAGCTGAACCGCGTTCGCGAACCGTTCAATGTCAATCGTCTGGCGCAACGGGCTGCCCGTGCTGCATTGGCGGACCAGGCGTTCGTGGAGCGCTGTCGCCGTCTTAACCGTGAAGG
The sequence above is drawn from the Polycladomyces subterraneus genome and encodes:
- the aroC gene encoding chorismate synthase; protein product: MRYLTAGESHGPQLTVIIEGLPSRMPFSKEKVDEQLARRQKGYGRGRRMQIESDQVQVLSGVRFGQTTGAPVTLVIENKDFQHWRKIMSFDPVPEEAEKRRISRPRPGHADLNGAIKYNHRDIRDVLERSSARETAARVAAGAVARQLLETCGIRIAGHVVSIGGVTARPVDLPLEECAARAEASPVRCLDPEAEKEMMRLIDEAKKEGDTLGGIVEVVVEGVPVGLGSHVHWDRKLDARIAQAIVSIQAFKGVEIGIGFEAARLKGSQVHDEIMWDESRGYYRRTNRLGGFEGGMTTGEPIVVRGVMKPIPTLYKPLRSVDIDTKEAFLASIERSDSCAVPAACVVAENVVAWEVARALTEKFSSDTMDELLDDLKRYKERAAKF
- the aroB gene encoding 3-dehydroquinate synthase → MRTLEVALGDRSYPIVVGSGLYADLPRWLQQRHITPAHSLLVVTDSSVAPHYGKRVLTPLESAGYQVRMSVVPAGEASKSLDQLSRLVEDAIRFGMDRDSVVLALGGGVIGDLAGFLAAVYMRGIRFVQLPTTLLAHDSSVGGKTGVNHPLGKNMIGAFHQPELVLFDVDTLATLPGRELVSGFAEVIKHALIADTDFAMWLEQHHETLMRRDPSLLTEAIVRGCAIKAQVVARDERESGLRAILNYGHTIGHALEAATGYRRWTHGEAVAIGMVGEAILGELLGTARDVSGFTRRLLALYGLPVTLDEPLSDEELLTLMRRDKKARQGEYVFVLPKGIGTVEVKKGVEERVIREALRRLKEE
- the aroH gene encoding chorismate mutase — its product is MKVRGIRGATTVEKNEAESILSATEELLREMIRRNQATPEDIACVFFTVTTDLNATFPAQAIRSMPGWEMVPLLCANEIPVPGSLPRCIRLLMLINTNRDQEEIEHVYLRDAQSLRPDLTKNESLTPDGFSDTVMSKPS
- the trpD gene encoding anthranilate phosphoribosyltransferase, with translation MPALLTRVVEGNDLSRDEARHVMDELMSGLWEPAQVAGLLTALRMKGETAEELAGMAESLRSRALRWEKPATDAVDTCGTGGDGGRTFNISTAAAILASACGVKVAKHGNRAFSSKSGSADVLEALGVQISTTPDDARAMLEQTGICFLYAPLYHQAMKHVMPARKALGFRTCFNLLGPLANPAGVRRQLVGVYDPDLTETVAHVLLMLGIERAMVVAGTDGLDEISVSSPTRVSELRNGRVRTYTITPEEMGLTPSPLSEVAGGDAQTSAALIRRVFTGEPGAPRDIVLANAGAVLWVADRVDSLAEGVWMAARAIDEGAALRQLEEMVRFSVEVCSRVS
- the trpC gene encoding indole-3-glycerol phosphate synthase TrpC, whose amino-acid sequence is MFLDKIVSVKREEVQRLKSSLTSEDARRAGSMPPARSLAQAMKRTEGVPALIAEVKPASPSKGTIRETVDPVQIAVSYERGGASAISVLTDETFFRGRADYLTAVKQTVNLPVLRKDFLLDESQVVESRLIGADAILLIAAILDEERIVSLSRRAHELGLEVLIEVHREEELDRALAAKPDVLGINNRDLHTFVTDLTTTERLRPLLPDSIPVITESGIASPQDVVRAAAYGVDGMLVGESLMRQDDPESAVRALLTGAISCEYR
- a CDS encoding phosphoribosylanthranilate isomerase yields the protein MRISVKICGLQTEVDAETLHGLDVDAAGVILVPGRRRTVPESRLPRLLAALPPSVKAVAVLQNASLPEAERWLKRYPFSAVQLHGDESPAYCRQIKERCGVDVIKAFSVDSDGPLPDPDAYAQWIDTALFDSAGGGSGRPFSWELIPEIRSGWREAPCAVWVAGGLTPENVGRLVTAYRPDGVDVSSGVETNGRKDLEKIQAFVERVRAVENRTSIGNPS
- the trpB gene encoding tryptophan synthase subunit beta gives rise to the protein MKTELPLATQVDQNGRYGRFGGRFVPETLMYALNELETAFREAIADPAFHEELRTLLEEYSGRPTPLTYAQRLTEYVGGARLFLKREDLNHTGAHKINNTLGQALLAKRMGKKKLIAETGAGQHGVASATVAALLGMECKVFMGEEDVRRQQLNVFRMELLGAEVVPVRSGTRTLKDATSEAIRHWVTHVEDTFYMIGSVVGPHPYPEMVRTFQRVIGDEARSQFLYREHRLPDHVVACVGGGSNAIGMFAAFLADREVQLHGVEAAGHGLSTGQHAATLSQGKPGVLHGSFSYLLQDEHGQVIPAHSISAGLDYPGVGPEHAHLKETGRVRYTSVTDEEALDAVRLLCRTEGILPALESAHAVAEAVRLARTLPREQTVLICLSGRGDKDVETIRAEEAKRR
- the trpA gene encoding tryptophan synthase subunit alpha; translated protein: MTVIEQALRKPSEVRLIPFLVAGDPDPDTTLDLLRLLDEEGVAVVELGVPYSDPLADGPVIQEAATRALTHGMNLSRVLALAKTARESGVRVPLVLFSYVNPLIQMGFERFAKAAREAGIDGVIVPDLPVEENEALRTACADHGLDVIPLVAPTSRERVRMIAEQGQGFVYCVSSLGTTGVRDGFSRDVDAFLEEVRRVSPVPTVIGFGISRPEHVRRFSRHADAVVVGSALVRLIGERRDALQHPAKREQALAEIRAFVRELKTE
- the hisC gene encoding histidinol-phosphate transaminase, which encodes MKPKAAIRGLPVYQPGKPLEEVKRELGLTEVIKLASNENPFGCSPAVWESLAAEREFFAMYPEGAAPDLRKELAHHLGIDEARLIFGNGSDEVVQMLARAYLEPGCESVMADRTFPRYETLTRMEGATPVEVPLVDGTHDFEAMASAVNERTRIVWICNPNNPTGTIVDQDALVRFLDRMPDHVLVVVDEAYYEYVTDPSYPDTISLLDRYPQLFILRTFSKIYGLAAFRIGYGIGHPDVVTELNRVREPFNVNRLAQRAARAALADQAFVERCRRLNREGVETISRQLHEWGLSHFPSHGNFVLLDTGKPADEVFQSLLKQGIIVRSGQALGYPTHIRVTVGSPEQNARFLDALAVCLGRQRNEAR